CCTGTTTATGGTCGATATCACCATAGATAATTCCTGTTGGGCTATCGTCCAGCCTCTTTTGCTGGGTATTAAGATAGCCATGCGCCATATCATAGCGAATATGCTTGAGCCGCATTTCAGTTATCGGCTGATTGTGACTGGCGGCAACGCTCTCTAAATAGTGGATGGCCATGGCACCGGCGATAGAATCCCCCCTGACCACACCATTGGCTAATATGGCATAGCGATCGCCTTTGCTGGCTAAAAAATCATACATCGGGCCGGGGTCTTTACTCTCCTTATTGGCTTCCAATAATTGCCGGGCGCAGGCCAGATCGGCGGCATTAAGTTGTAACTTACCTGCATTGCTATTTTGCTGTAGCATAATTATCTTCCTTAACGTTTAATATGCGATAAAAGAAACTGCTGAGTACTACTGACAATGGCTTGCCACTGTGGTAACTTTTCTGCTGTAAAAGAAACCTCAATAAGTGAGCCAATTTCCGGCATCACAAAAAGGGCCTCACACCTGTAATACCTTTTCTCCAACGGGAGCCAGACACAATCAAATATCACTGATATCCTCCCGTTAACTTCCGCCCAGTAATAACTATTAATATTCTTATCAAACCAATAAGGCCAATAAGGATCATTTTTATCTGGCGGAGGGTCTCTATTTAATTTTTTGGTAGCTTTAACAAAAAACAACCCTAACTTATCGATATAAATAACTGGATCAAAAGTTCTATCATTTTGTTTTCTTAGAAAAAAGTCACGCTTATAGGTGATATCAGTATCAGAACGTTTAAATGGTCTGACACTTATAATTAGCCCTTCATACTCCAGTCTTTGCTCATACCACAGATTCTGATCCCCCGGTTGCATATCCGGCCAGCTGGCGATCATTGGCAGCACCACAAAATTAGCGCCACAACCTTTTTTATTATAAATAAAATTGGGATCCCAGGCGCTGGCACCCTCATATTCCGCCCAGTAGATAATATATTCTTTAGGCACTTCCATTACATGACCATTAAATTTACCGCAAACAAAACCGGGGCGATTCTCAGCAAAGCTGAGTGGAGATATTATTAAAATAAACAGCATTAAAAATAATGGTATTAAATTTCTCATTAGAGTTTTATTATTTAATCGTCTATTTATAATTATCTCAGGAGACATAATTATCTTCCTTAACGTTTAATATGCGATAAAAGAAACTGCTGGGTACGGCTAACAATGGCTCTCCATTGCGGTAATTTTTCTATGGTAAAAGTCACTTCAACCAGTGAGCCTATTTCCGGCATCACAAAAAGGGCATCACAGATATAATATCTCTTCTCTAACGGCAACCACTGACAGTCAAATACCACCGGCACTTGCCCGTTAACTTCTGCCCAGTAATAACCATTAATATCCTCATCAAATCGATAAGGATCATTTTTTTCCACTGGGGGAAATCTAGCTATCTTTCGAGTTGCCTCAACAAAAAACAGCCCTAACTTATCGATATAAATAACTGGATCAAAGGTTCTATCATTTTGTTTTCTTAGAAAAAAGTCACGCTTATAGGTGATATCGGTATCGGATCGTTTAAATGGCTCGACGCTGATTGCTAATCCCTCAAACCTCAGCCTTTGCTTATACCACTTCGATTTATCCCCCGGCTGCATATCTGGCCAGCTGGCTATCATTGGCAGCACCACAAAATTAGCGTCACAACCTTTTTTATTATAAATAAAATTGGGATCCCAGGCGCTGGCCCCCTCATATTCCGCCCAGTAAATAATATAACGGTCAGGCACTTCCATTACATGACCATTAAATTTGCCACAAACAAAACCGGGGCGATTTTCGGCAAAAGTTAGCGGTGAAATAATCAATAACATGATTTTAAATAACGAAATTAAATATCTAACAATAAATTTATTCATTAATACCATCCATGTATATGTTTATTCCATATCGAGATTTAAGTCATTTTAATATAAGTAATTAAAATGACTTGTACGTAATTAAGCAGATAAAGTAAAAATAGCGTGGATATAAAAGCAAAACAAGAGATAAAATAAAACCACAGAAAAATAACAAATAAAAATCAGGATAATAAATAATATGCGCTTAATAAAAAAGGCGCAATTTAAAATATGCGCCTTTTTTATTAACAGAAACTATCGATTAACTACAAAACCTCAACCACCTCCAGCCAACCATGCTGTCCACAAACTGGGCTGCCTTTCAGCCAGCGGCGCAACATATCTAATGCCAGCATGGCACTGCTTTCCTGACGAATGCGCAAACCATGTCGGCTGGCCTGATAACGCACCGTCTGGGCAAAAGTTCCATCAGGGGTATGTAGTGCAACACTCAGACAATCATTTTGCATGGCACTCACTGCCAACACCACCTGCGCACCACACAGCATCGATAATGATTGCGCGCGGCCCGCCACCTCGGCTAATGACTCCTGGCAATGCGCCGGTAACAACTCGCCTCCCGCCAAAGGTGCGGCGGCGCTTTGTAATTGCCAGTGCAGCAAGCCAGCGGTAAATTGTTCGCTGACGGCTAATAACAGCCCGCGTTGAGTCAATTGCTCAGTCAGCAACGCCGGTAAGCCGCGCGTGCCTTCAAATATTGTGCTCTCGCCCGCCACTGCCCTGACCTGCTGCCAAACCTCTTCCATCGCCGCTTGTTGCGAAGCTGGCCCGGTGAGTTTCAGCTCAATAATAGGTGCAGATGAACGATAGCCCAGCACCGCGCCGTCCGGGAGTGGCAGTGAGTCTAACTCAAGTGCCAAATCACTTTCTGAGCGGCCAAAGGTGGTCAGGCGCAGGCACAATGGTGGCTCTGCCACATCAAAATGTTGACGTAAACGCGGCATAATCTGCTGTTCAACCATCACCTTAAATTCTGACGGCACACCGGGGGTGAAAAACATCAGGCACTTATTGAGCCGTAAAGCGAAACCGCAGGCGGTTCCAACTGGGTTATCCAGCATTTCGGCATTCGCCGGAATATGGGCTTGTTTACGGTTAGTCGATGACATCACACGGCCGCGCTCTTGAAAGAAAGCTTCCATCCGCGCAATCCATTCCGGATGCTCAATCAGTTCCGTCCCGGCAGCACGCGCCGCCGCCAACGCGCTCAAGTCATCACTGGTCGGCCCCAAACCACCGTTAACAATCAGCACATCGGCAACCTGGCTCCGCTCCGTCAGTACCTCAATAAGAGCGGAAAGTGAATCACCGACGGTTTCCCGGCTGCTGATTGGCAATCCCTGATTAAATAAATAATCTGCCAG
The sequence above is drawn from the Yersinia enterocolitica subsp. enterocolitica genome and encodes:
- a CDS encoding nicotinamide mononucleotide deamidase-related protein YfaY, producing MIRVEMLSTGDEVLHGQIIDTNAAWLADYLFNQGLPISSRETVGDSLSALIEVLTERSQVADVLIVNGGLGPTSDDLSALAAARAAGTELIEHPEWIARMEAFFQERGRVMSSTNRKQAHIPANAEMLDNPVGTACGFALRLNKCLMFFTPGVPSEFKVMVEQQIMPRLRQHFDVAEPPLCLRLTTFGRSESDLALELDSLPLPDGAVLGYRSSAPIIELKLTGPASQQAAMEEVWQQVRAVAGESTIFEGTRGLPALLTEQLTQRGLLLAVSEQFTAGLLHWQLQSAAAPLAGGELLPAHCQESLAEVAGRAQSLSMLCGAQVVLAVSAMQNDCLSVALHTPDGTFAQTVRYQASRHGLRIRQESSAMLALDMLRRWLKGSPVCGQHGWLEVVEVL